From Pseudodesulfovibrio nedwellii:
CGTAAAGGTTCGCCGGGGAGATGGTGGTCGTCGCCAATTCCCAGATGCGTCAGGACTTTGGTGTTGCTGGCGATGTCAACGGCGGCGACAGGGACGCGTTCCCAGATGATTCGGGCGGTTTCCAGTGCAGAGGCTTCATCCAGACCGGATCGAAGGTGGGCCACGGTCTTGTTGGCGATGGCCATAATCTGACTGATGCGGCTGGAATCGCGTTTGCTCCGGTATTCAAAAAGCAGGTGCAGGGTCTGCACGAACAACACCGCGCCGAACGTGTTCACCGCGATCATTGGCAATGCGATGACTTTGACCAGATCTACGGCTTGATCAAAAGGTTTGGCCATGGTCAAAACCATCAACTGGTGCATGGTTTCACCCCCCAAACCAACAAAGAGTGCGGCTCGCCAGTTGAGATTGTTACCCTTGAGGTGAATGGAAACATAGCCAGCTATGATACCTTCAAGGAAGGTCGCCAGCCCACAGGGGAGGGAGCTGAACCCGCCGATATCGATAAGCAATCGATGGCCGCCAGCGATAAGACCTGCTCCAAAGCCTACAAGGGGGCCGCCGAGCAGTCCGCCAGTGATGACATAGACACCGCGCAAGTTGGCGTACGAATCAAAGACAATGTCGCCGCTGTAGGTGCCCATGATGCCAAGCATGCCAAACAGCACAGCTAACAAGATTCTGTATTTCTTTTCAGGGCGGCGATTTACGCCGAGTTTGCCCAGCGGAGACAGCGTCAGCACGAACAGGCCGATGGCCATCATGGCACCGAATCGGCCAATCAGTGTGACCAGAAGATCGAGAATGTGTTCAAACATGATGTCCCGGAGGTCAGCGGCTTATAAGCCGAGTCGTTTCTTGAATTCTTTGACGCGGCCTCGGGTCAAGGTGACTTCAGTGGAGCCGTCGTCGTCAAGGATAAGGCAGTACTTACCGCTGGTCCACGGGGTGAATTCGCGGACGTGGTTCAGGTTGACCACGGTGCTGCGGTTGATGCGCAGAAAAGGTTGTGAAGCAACCCGGTCTTCTACTTCGTCAAGGGATGTCAGGGCGTGGCAAAGGAGGCTCTCGTCAAGCGTGTTAACCATGATTTTGCGGTCCTGCAATTCAAAGTAGACGATGTCTCTAAAGTCGATGAATTGAATGCGACCATTTCGTTCCACCGTGAAGCGAGGTAGAGGCCGGTCGCTGGAAACCGTTTTGAGCAGGTCACCCAACTCCGGTTGGGGATCGTTTGTTTTGTCCTGTTTGTCGAGTATTTCGCGGACTCGTTCCACGCTTTTTTTGAGTCGTTTGGATGAAACCGGTTTGAGGAGATAATCCACGGCATTTTTTTCAAAGGCCCGGACCGCGTATTGGTCGTAGGCGGTCACGAAAATGAACAGGGGAGGATTTGGTAGGTATCGGGCTTCGCGTAGTACGTCGAATCCATCCTGACCCGGCATCTGAATATCCATGAATACGAGGTCCGGTGATTCGTTGCGGATGGCTGTCAGAGCCTCGCCAGCGGTTTGCGCTTCCTGAATGTCGAGATCGGGAAAGCTGGCCAGCAGGTAGGCTAACTCGTTGCGGGCCGGGGCCTCGTCGTCGACTATCAGAGTACGTATTTGCATGGCGGCAACAATGATCCTGAAGTTTTCATTTTTAACGGTGAAAACCCTATTCCAGCCCATGCCTCCCTGTCAATTCCGCCTTTTGTTGGCGGTATTGGTCATTTTTTCCAGTACGGGTGACTTATATCTTCAAAAGCTGACATGGCCGCGATGGACCCTTCGCCGATGGCCGTGACGATTTGTTGCAGGCCTCCCGTCAGGTCTCCGGCGGCATAGACACGTGGCAGATTGGTGCGCATATCAGATTCGACTTTGACGAAGCCATCTTCCTTGAGTTTCACGCCAAGCGATTTTGCCAGCCCGGTAGAGGCTTCCTGACCGATAGCGACGAATGCACCGTCCACCGGCATGTCCGTCACGGCGCGGGTCATGAGGTTCCGAATCTTGAGGTTGTTTACCCGTCGCCCGTCACCTTCGATTTCTTCAACAATGGTATTCCAGAGAATGGGAATTTGTTCGTGGTTTACGGAATCCTGAAGAGGTTTCTGTGCACGGAAGGTGTCGCCTCGATGGATGATGCTGACGTTGACCCCGAGGTTTTTGAGATGCAGGGCATCGGTCAAGGCTGTGTTGCCGCCTCCGATGATGGCCACTGACTTCCCTTTGTAGAGATACCCGTCACAGGAAGCGCAATAATTGATGCCGCGACCGAAATACGTGTCCTCACCTACAGCACCGAGTTTGCGGTATGTCGCGCCGGTCGTCAGAATGAGGGCCTTGGCGGAATAGACACCTCGACTGGTCGTTACGATGATGGTTTCGCCTTCTTTCATATTACCCATTTGAATGGCGTCGACGCTTTCTCCTTCATGTACAGGGAGATATTCGCGAGCATGTTCGCTCATGATGTCCATGAGTTGTTTACCGGGAACAGAAACAAATCCCGGATAATTTTCGACAATCGGTGTCAATGCCACCTGACCGCCGACGATATGCTTTTCCAGTACTACGGCCTTGAGACCTGCCCGGACCGCGTAGATGCCTGCGGTCAATCCCGCGGGGCCTGCCCCAACGATGACGAGGTCGACTTCGCCGGGTTCAATGGTTCCGTAGCCGGAGGGCGTTTTGCCTTCTTCCATGCCGGGAAGACTGCCTTCGGCGAGCATGTCCTCTGCGGATTTGAGATAAACCATTTCCACAACAAATCGTTCTTCGGGTAAGAGCCCCATGACATCATGGGCTCCCTCATTGAAGATGGTATGTGGAACAGAACCGACGCCGTAGCGTTCCGTTAATTCAGGGTTTTCACTCATTTCGATACATTCGGCCTTGATTTGGCCGGGTTTTGCGATTGCGCATTTGATAGCGGACATGACCTGTCCGGGACAGTATGGTCAGGTTGGCGCGACAAAAACTTGAACCAATCGTTCGTCTTTGAGTTGTTCAAGGAGGGGAGTGGACATGTCAGACAGTCCGCTCTTGCCCAGCGAGACGAGCATGATGGCAGTGATGAAGGATTTTCCTTCTTCACCGATAGGCGCACCCAGAAAGCGGATATGGTAATCGTCGGGATTGACGCACAAGGTGGGCGAGGCTGTCACTTCCAGTTCTTTGGCGCGGTCGGAATCAATTTCATAACCGGTCACCAATATCTTGTCGGTCAGTCGAGCAAGATCCCAGCAGAATTTGGCTGTGTAGTCAGAGAATTCATCATTGACACCGGGCTGGGTGAAAACTTCCAGTGACACAGAGCCTTGGAGCGTCTTGAAGGTTTCGGTCAATTGCTTGCGAACATCGGCAGGCAGGAACCAGTCGTCCTTTGTATCGTCTTTGAACAGGGGAGCCATGGATCACCTCGTATTGTCTGTGCTGGATGAAATTCCTCTATTTATAAAAATATGTGAGCTGGGTGCACGAGTCAAGTTGGTATAAGAATCGGATTTGTCAAATCACTACGCATCGATTTCGGCCACTGTTTTTGGCTTTGTAGAGGGCATCATCGGCTCGCTTGAGTAACGTTTCGATAGTTTCATCTTTTTCGTGAATTTCCGTTATTCCGATGCTGATGGTGTAAGAGATGGAATGGCCATGTGTCTTTACACTTTCCTGCTCGATAAGTTGACGGAGTCTTTCAGCGGTCTTTTCTCCGGCAACGATGTTTGTTTGAGTCAGGGCGGCCATGAATTCTTCTCCACCAACTCTGCCGAAGACATCCGTGGTACGCAAAGTGATTTTACACAGGGTTACCAAAGCCTTTAGGATCTCATCGCCTGCCGGGTGCCCGTAGGTGTCGTTGATCCTTTTAAAATGATCGATATCCAAGGAGAGCAGGACCATTGAGGTATTGTACCGTTTGCATCGTTCGAACTCAGCAGTCAGGCGTTCCATGAAATAACGTCGGTTGTGCGCTTCGGTCAGTGGGTCTGTAGAGGCCAGTCTGCGCAATTCGTTTTCCATTTGGCGCTGTTTGGTGATATCTCTGTTTACCCCGATCATGCGCTGAGGAATACCCTGACTATCGGTTTGGATAAGGCCAGCAGTTTGGATGACATGGATACTGTTGTCGGGGTGAATTATTCTGAATTCAAAGTCGATATGCCCCTTCTGTTCTATGCAAGTGGCGAGTTGACGTTCTACTTCTACGAGATCCTCGGGATGAACACGCGATTTCCACGCTTCGTACATCCCGCTGAATTCATCAGGGCCGACGTTGTATAATTCCTTCATCTTTTGGTCCCAATGCAGGTCATCAGTGGCGAGGTCCCATTCCCAGATGCCGATGTTGCCGGCATTTGTGGCCAAAGCCAGTCTGTCGGCTACAACCCGGAGAGCCTCTTCGTTGGATTTGAGATCTGTCATGTCGCGGGCTTCGACGGAAATGTAGTCGATTTTATTTCCGTCCATGGACACCGGGTGATAGGTCACGGCCATGTATCGTTTGCCTGCTGCCGGTAAATCGAGCCAGGATTCTACCCGAGCAGTTTCTCCTGCTAATGCTTTGTCCATATTGGCTTTGGATACTTGTTCATAAACTTCAGGGCCGACTAACTCCTTGATGCTTTTGCCGATGATATCTTTCCGTTCTTTTTTGAACATTTTCAGATATGAATTATTGACGATCTTATACACGCCATTGCGATCAACAAGGGAGATGAGGTCGGGTGTGGTCGCGACGATGCGTTCATAGCGAATCAAGGCTGTCTTTGCCTGTTCCCGCTCCCTGTCTTTTTTGACGAGATTGATGTTCAGGATTGCGAGTTCCTGATTGACCTCTTCCAGTTTGGCTGTACGCCGTTTGACCTTTTCTTCCAGTTCTTCGTGAGCCGCTTGGAGCTCCGCGTTAGACCTATGGCGTTGGATGATACCCCAGATTCCGTCCATGACGAGTTGCACCTGACGGATGTCTTCCTCTTCATAGTCAGAGTCCTTGTTGCCGACCCCGGCAAGCATGACGATGCGGTCATCATCAAATATTGGGACATTTGCGTGGTTCCGTATGTATATATGTCCTTCAGGGTATCCTTTTTTTTCAGGATGATTTTGATAATCGTTGACGATGACAGCCTTGCGCTGTCTGACTGCATCAGCCCACATGCCAACCCCGTCCACGGACTGCCCCTGCAGATTCCGTTCGATTGCACATTGCTTCATGACGGATGTTGACCATGCATGGAGTGTCAGCTCTGTCTCGCCGCGATTCAGGAAATAGATGTACCCGATGTCACTTGCGGACACTTTGGTGATCGCTTCCAGTGCAAAATTGAGGATTTCTTTTTCAGACCGATTGGTCATCTCGGAAATGGTGTACAGTGCTTCAAAGCGGATCTCGGCAAGTTCAATTTCCTTAAGAGCCCGGCGGTGTTCCGTTATGTCGAAAAAAGAAGCTAGTGCCGCTGGTTTTCCATTGTATTCAATCGGTCGAGCATTGACACTGACCCATATAGTACTTCCGTCCATACGGGTGAGCGAAAGATGATGGTCTCTGATGGGCTGATCATTTTTGATACGGCTTCTCAGGTGCTCTCTGTCTGCCGGGTTGTTATAGAAGGAACCTGTATCACTTCCTTGAAGATCGGAGGGCGTACATCCCATTATCATGGCGGCTTCGCTGTTGCATGCGATGATGTCGCCCGTCAGGGAAATAACGGCCATGCCACCGGGCGTCTTTTCAAAAATCAGCCGATGAATAGTGCCGTCCAATTCATTCTTCATGAGTCCCAGATGTTTTTCCAGTTCGGCGACACGCTCTTGGGCAGCATCATATTTTTGTTGTAAATTCTTATTGGCCATACATACGTCCGGTTGAGCTGTTGGTGTGCGTCGGGCTATATCTTTTGGGACACAGGAAGGAGTATGGTGAACGATGTCTTTCCATCACCGGATACGAAATGCACCTCTCCTTGAAGATATTTTTCAGTGAGTAGTTTTGTGACATAGTTTCCCAATCCTCTGTCTCGGGATTTTGTGGAAATGTATCATTTGAACATCTGCTCGCGGATAATGGAAGGGATCTCTCCAGAGTTAGTCATTGAGATGGAAGGCCTTCCGTCATCCAGATAATTGCATTCCAGGGTGATTGTATCCGGGGAGCCTTCACTCGCCTCCAATGCATTGGACAACATATTGCGAATGACGTGCCCTAGCAGTCGTTTATCGCTTGTGAGCGTTTTGGTTTTAATGAGAATGTCGACACCATTGTCCTGCATGTTCCTGAGAGCACATTCTTTGGCTATTATTTTATTGAAAAAAGGTTCTGCCGCGAAAGTCTCAAAATCCGGTTCCAGTTTTCCTTCTTCGGCTGCGGCTACATCTCTGGAATAGAGGACGTCCCTGAGTGTTCGTTGTGAGGATTCTATGAGTAGTTGAAACAGACCTGAGTCTTGAGGGTCGGCTTCTATCAGCTCAGAGAGAGTGGCGATACCACCTACGCCGTTGATAAGCCCGTGATGAAATGTACGGTTGAGGTAACGGAGTTTGAGTTCATGACTTATATCGATGGTAAAGGCCAAGGTCATTGGCTTTCCCTCAAACTCAATGGGCTTGGTGTAAACTTGGAGGTCCAGTGGTTCTTCAGAGCCATGAGCGAGACGGACCATACGACATTCCTTGCAGTCGCTCGTCCCTTCCAGACTTTTGATGATTGCCTGTGCGGCTCCGCATATGTGGCAGAATTCCGAGCAACCGCAACCGGCTTTGACCAATTGTGAGTTGACACAGTTCAATGCCTCGCCGGGGCGTAAGCCGATGACATCTTCTCGTCGCTGCTTGAGCGCGAGTTTTTGGAATGCTTTGTTGCAGTGTACTATTTGCCTGTGTTTGTTGATGACGGTCATGCCCATGGGAACAGCATCAAACCAGGAAAGCATTGGTTCTTGCGTAAGTTTATCAGAAATATGACGGATGGTTTCTTGGGAGTCTCGTTGAGGGGTGGCATAGTGAGTGAAGAGTTCTGCCCCTATAGTCGTCATTATTCTGTCCTTGTTTGGAAACTTCGGCAAGGTGTGTCGTCCTCTTTGACTCTTTAATCAAATAGTACGGGATTTATTAGTCAGGTCAACACTCTCAGAGTGATTATATTGTAAAGGGCACAAAAATAAAGAGAGGGCGACATAGCGCCCTCTCTTTAGATTATGAGTGTATTCGGATTACTTTTTGCCGAAGATCTCCACAGGTCTCGTGGTATCACCGCCCGTATTCGGGAAGTCGGGATACTTATAGGCCTTGGTGTTGGTCTCGATTAGATGACGCGCTTCTTCCATGAATTTGTTGTAGCGATGTTTGCATTCATAGAATCCGTGCCACCATGCGTAGTCCGGGGCCATCATGGCAGAACCCATGCGAGCACGACGGCCTTCATGATGCCAGAGTTCGTAGTACTCGACTTCCAGCCCTTCATCGAAGAACTTGGACTTATCAAGCAGACCCTTTTCGTACAATTCGTCGAGGACCTTCTTGGCTGGTTTGAAGTATGCTTCGTTGTATTCTTCAACAGCCTTGTCGGTTTGGGCGTAATGGTCATCGATCCATGCCGTACCATGGCATTGCCTGCAGATGTCTTTCATCTTGTCGCGTTCAACTTTCCAATCGGTTCCCGATGGGAACGGTTTGAAGTCCTGCGGACGAACGGTCAGCGGGGCTTGAAGTTCCCAGGAGAGACGTTCAGTCACATCATGGGTGGTCGGCTGTTTGCCTGCACCTGACATATGACAGGACGCACAGGTCGGAGCACGGTAATCCACACCGGGGGTCCATGCGCCGGGAGCAGAGTCAAAGTTATACTCGTGCTTGAAGGCTTGATAGATGTCGCCGTGTTTTGATTCGTTGTAGATTTCGATTTGTGGATGGTCTGGGCCGAGATGGCATTGGCCGCAGGTTTCTGGTTTGCGAGCTTCCATAACCGAGAAACGATGGCGAGTATGACAGCTGGTACAGCTACCAAGGCTTCCATCGAGGTTCAGGCGACCGACACCTACGTTGGGCCAAGTTGTCGGATCGAGTTTGCCGTCCTTCATTTTGAGCACGGTGCCGTGACAGTAGTAACAACCTGTCTTGCGTTCGTTGTCGGAATTCATGCCTTTGTTCAGCCATGGGTCAAGCTTCCACATGATCTCAATGGTGTTGGCGTGTTTGCTCTTGGCGTATTGTTTGGCTTCATCAGGATGACAGCGAGAGCAGTCTTTAGGTGTGACGGGAGAGGCGATAGGGACGAAATACTGTTTTTCACCCATGGGCATATCACCCTTGGAGTAGTATTTTTCATGGTCTACCGCGATGTCCTGATCGCCGGGTTCGGCCTGGTGGCAGTCCAGGCAGGTAATCCCAGCCGATGCATGACGGCTCATTGCCCAGTCTGCAAAGATGCCGGGAGTTTCCTGTTTATGACATTCGATGCAAGCTGTGCCCTGAGGCGGTATGGCTCGGTCCATGCGGAATTCCCGTACTTTGGGGA
This genomic window contains:
- a CDS encoding sensor histidine kinase — protein: MTTIGAELFTHYATPQRDSQETIRHISDKLTQEPMLSWFDAVPMGMTVINKHRQIVHCNKAFQKLALKQRREDVIGLRPGEALNCVNSQLVKAGCGCSEFCHICGAAQAIIKSLEGTSDCKECRMVRLAHGSEEPLDLQVYTKPIEFEGKPMTLAFTIDISHELKLRYLNRTFHHGLINGVGGIATLSELIEADPQDSGLFQLLIESSQRTLRDVLYSRDVAAAEEGKLEPDFETFAAEPFFNKIIAKECALRNMQDNGVDILIKTKTLTSDKRLLGHVIRNMLSNALEASEGSPDTITLECNYLDDGRPSISMTNSGEIPSIIREQMFK
- a CDS encoding LytR/AlgR family response regulator transcription factor, yielding MQIRTLIVDDEAPARNELAYLLASFPDLDIQEAQTAGEALTAIRNESPDLVFMDIQMPGQDGFDVLREARYLPNPPLFIFVTAYDQYAVRAFEKNAVDYLLKPVSSKRLKKSVERVREILDKQDKTNDPQPELGDLLKTVSSDRPLPRFTVERNGRIQFIDFRDIVYFELQDRKIMVNTLDESLLCHALTSLDEVEDRVASQPFLRINRSTVVNLNHVREFTPWTSGKYCLILDDDGSTEVTLTRGRVKEFKKRLGL
- a CDS encoding multiheme c-type cytochrome → MHRRLSLFLAMIMAVMLLSIAVAGAQNFPKVREFRMDRAIPPQGTACIECHKQETPGIFADWAMSRHASAGITCLDCHQAEPGDQDIAVDHEKYYSKGDMPMGEKQYFVPIASPVTPKDCSRCHPDEAKQYAKSKHANTIEIMWKLDPWLNKGMNSDNERKTGCYYCHGTVLKMKDGKLDPTTWPNVGVGRLNLDGSLGSCTSCHTRHRFSVMEARKPETCGQCHLGPDHPQIEIYNESKHGDIYQAFKHEYNFDSAPGAWTPGVDYRAPTCASCHMSGAGKQPTTHDVTERLSWELQAPLTVRPQDFKPFPSGTDWKVERDKMKDICRQCHGTAWIDDHYAQTDKAVEEYNEAYFKPAKKVLDELYEKGLLDKSKFFDEGLEVEYYELWHHEGRRARMGSAMMAPDYAWWHGFYECKHRYNKFMEEARHLIETNTKAYKYPDFPNTGGDTTRPVEIFGKK
- a CDS encoding NAD(P)/FAD-dependent oxidoreductase, with translation MVYLKSAEDMLAEGSLPGMEEGKTPSGYGTIEPGEVDLVIVGAGPAGLTAGIYAVRAGLKAVVLEKHIVGGQVALTPIVENYPGFVSVPGKQLMDIMSEHAREYLPVHEGESVDAIQMGNMKEGETIIVTTSRGVYSAKALILTTGATYRKLGAVGEDTYFGRGINYCASCDGYLYKGKSVAIIGGGNTALTDALHLKNLGVNVSIIHRGDTFRAQKPLQDSVNHEQIPILWNTIVEEIEGDGRRVNNLKIRNLMTRAVTDMPVDGAFVAIGQEASTGLAKSLGVKLKEDGFVKVESDMRTNLPRVYAAGDLTGGLQQIVTAIGEGSIAAMSAFEDISHPYWKK
- a CDS encoding diguanylate cyclase, which produces MANKNLQQKYDAAQERVAELEKHLGLMKNELDGTIHRLIFEKTPGGMAVISLTGDIIACNSEAAMIMGCTPSDLQGSDTGSFYNNPADREHLRSRIKNDQPIRDHHLSLTRMDGSTIWVSVNARPIEYNGKPAALASFFDITEHRRALKEIELAEIRFEALYTISEMTNRSEKEILNFALEAITKVSASDIGYIYFLNRGETELTLHAWSTSVMKQCAIERNLQGQSVDGVGMWADAVRQRKAVIVNDYQNHPEKKGYPEGHIYIRNHANVPIFDDDRIVMLAGVGNKDSDYEEEDIRQVQLVMDGIWGIIQRHRSNAELQAAHEELEEKVKRRTAKLEEVNQELAILNINLVKKDREREQAKTALIRYERIVATTPDLISLVDRNGVYKIVNNSYLKMFKKERKDIIGKSIKELVGPEVYEQVSKANMDKALAGETARVESWLDLPAAGKRYMAVTYHPVSMDGNKIDYISVEARDMTDLKSNEEALRVVADRLALATNAGNIGIWEWDLATDDLHWDQKMKELYNVGPDEFSGMYEAWKSRVHPEDLVEVERQLATCIEQKGHIDFEFRIIHPDNSIHVIQTAGLIQTDSQGIPQRMIGVNRDITKQRQMENELRRLASTDPLTEAHNRRYFMERLTAEFERCKRYNTSMVLLSLDIDHFKRINDTYGHPAGDEILKALVTLCKITLRTTDVFGRVGGEEFMAALTQTNIVAGEKTAERLRQLIEQESVKTHGHSISYTISIGITEIHEKDETIETLLKRADDALYKAKNSGRNRCVVI